One region of Deinococcus radiopugnans ATCC 19172 genomic DNA includes:
- a CDS encoding type II toxin-antitoxin system death-on-curing family toxin translates to MTLFLTVQQVSDIHDAEIARFGGEPGLRTIEQLESAVAMPQCSMFGEYLHPDLSSQAAAYLYHLTNNHAFVKGNKRTAVTSTLIFLELNGAVPIPIDELRNMALSTARGELSKSELTEKIRSWQDGSNAEKEEFHFDEAGFWKDIDSTVADIFKISNESHLPIFEKFAEDLMMVFAEHGIGWIDFALPIARIQIVESQGRVEFIGLNFRQLYRKELKGLQNAFKIPAYKRQKIKQFKQKKYMESLALATRRAMINAGLQRISAIQSESDNHIGWTRDGDKLEGIFTFNGLSFAFMDSEAHEHYLKQL, encoded by the coding sequence ATGACGCTCTTTTTGACTGTTCAACAAGTGAGCGACATCCACGATGCCGAAATAGCAAGATTTGGCGGCGAGCCTGGGTTACGGACCATCGAACAACTAGAATCGGCAGTCGCTATGCCCCAGTGCTCTATGTTTGGCGAATACCTCCACCCTGACCTCTCGAGTCAGGCGGCAGCCTATTTGTATCACTTAACCAACAATCACGCGTTTGTCAAAGGAAATAAGCGTACTGCCGTAACGTCTACATTAATCTTCCTCGAGTTAAATGGGGCCGTCCCTATTCCAATTGATGAACTCCGTAATATGGCTTTATCTACTGCTAGAGGGGAGCTGAGTAAAAGCGAGCTCACTGAAAAAATTCGCAGCTGGCAAGATGGAAGTAATGCCGAAAAAGAAGAATTTCATTTTGACGAAGCAGGTTTTTGGAAAGATATAGACTCTACGGTTGCTGATATTTTTAAAATCAGCAATGAGTCCCACCTGCCCATCTTTGAAAAGTTCGCCGAAGATTTGATGATGGTGTTTGCAGAACACGGCATTGGTTGGATCGATTTTGCCCTGCCTATCGCACGTATCCAAATCGTCGAATCTCAAGGAAGGGTAGAGTTTATAGGATTGAATTTCCGCCAGCTGTATCGAAAAGAATTGAAGGGCTTGCAAAATGCTTTTAAAATACCTGCCTACAAACGTCAGAAAATAAAGCAATTTAAACAGAAAAAATATATGGAATCGTTGGCACTGGCAACGAGGCGCGCCATGATTAATGCAGGACTACAGAGAATTTCTGCTATCCAATCTGAATCCGATAATCATATTGGCTGGACTAGAGATGGTGATAAACTAGAGGGCATTTTTACTTTCAACGGCTTATCGTTTGCATTCATGGATTCAGAAGCTCATGAACATTATTTAAAGCAGCTATAA
- a CDS encoding SH3 domain-containing protein — protein sequence MRRQLTLGAAAVFFLFLAPAQAHRDGCHRWHSCPSDSGSYVCGDLGYTSGCPTSQPVRAVAVPAAAPPADDAVRYTTTNLNLRAGPGAETTKVATLAKDTRVRLQFCSSGWCKVSAAQGVGYVSQKYLRR from the coding sequence ATGAGAAGACAATTGACGTTGGGCGCGGCGGCCGTGTTCTTTCTCTTCCTGGCCCCTGCCCAGGCCCACCGTGACGGCTGTCACCGCTGGCACTCGTGCCCCAGCGACAGTGGCTCCTACGTCTGCGGGGATCTCGGCTACACCTCGGGTTGCCCCACCAGCCAGCCGGTCAGAGCGGTGGCCGTACCTGCGGCGGCCCCGCCGGCAGACGACGCGGTCCGCTATACCACCACCAACCTCAATCTGCGGGCTGGGCCGGGAGCGGAGACGACGAAAGTGGCGACGCTGGCGAAGGACACACGGGTGCGCCTGCAGTTCTGCTCGTCTGGGTGGTGCAAGGTCAGCGCGGCGCAGGGCGTCGGGTACGTGTCCCAGAAGTACCTGCGGCGCTGA
- a CDS encoding DUF4082 domain-containing protein, which translates to MIPLRKTPGAGTSLPAGGTSGQVLAQTNSGLAWVDAPTEGVVPRLSAQPAGNAALPRSGVITPTIFQFNNVAWEFTPTADITITGVDYLAGPSGSSEADVAFYIWDVETRVNLPISGNVAIASNNYRVIFDTPIALTAGKKYRINEQTTSANSRTSSTQPIFTGMPYDTATLYMSSRIDGRYPNEPISTADYGYPPFDLLIQVPANPKGVIGPLDPADMPHVSDLALLPNGGQALYTGVTPPRPVYRAPDGTLYYGPAYSHQP; encoded by the coding sequence ATGATCCCTCTTCGTAAGACTCCAGGTGCGGGCACGTCCCTGCCCGCAGGCGGCACGTCGGGGCAAGTGCTGGCGCAGACGAACAGCGGGCTGGCGTGGGTGGATGCGCCGACGGAAGGAGTAGTGCCTCGCCTTTCTGCACAGCCAGCGGGGAATGCCGCGCTGCCGCGTAGTGGAGTCATTACCCCCACAATTTTTCAATTCAACAATGTGGCCTGGGAGTTCACCCCCACTGCCGACATCACAATCACGGGCGTGGATTATCTTGCTGGGCCATCTGGCAGCTCCGAGGCGGACGTCGCTTTTTACATATGGGATGTTGAGACTCGAGTCAATTTGCCCATCAGCGGCAACGTCGCAATCGCTTCCAACAATTACAGGGTGATATTCGATACCCCAATTGCGTTGACCGCTGGGAAAAAGTACCGAATAAATGAGCAGACAACCAGCGCAAATTCGCGCACGTCCAGCACGCAGCCCATTTTTACTGGGATGCCCTATGACACGGCGACGTTGTACATGTCCAGCCGGATTGATGGCCGATACCCCAACGAGCCGATTTCGACGGCTGACTATGGCTACCCGCCATTTGACCTGTTGATTCAAGTCCCAGCGAATCCGAAGGGCGTCATCGGCCCGCTAGACCCAGCCGACATGCCCCACGTCTCAGACCTTGCCCTCCTCCCCAATGGTGGCCAAGCACTTTACACGGGCGTCACTCCTCCCCGCCCGGTGTACCGCGCTCCTGACGGCACCCTGTACTACGGCCCGGCATACAGCCACCAGCCCTAA
- a CDS encoding restriction endonuclease, whose translation MSIFASIGAAANGFWLPLIAVTAVGAIVIASKVQQQQSRRQKALALADLHALNPRGLELHVAQVISALPGWTATANRGSADQGADVIATGPKGRKVAVQVKHYPNSNVGNKAVQEIVASKAIYRCAHAVVVTSGPGYTRAAQDLARANRVVLWHPDDLLWLQELAKAGQTPPQTLLPI comes from the coding sequence GTGAGCATCTTCGCCAGCATCGGTGCCGCCGCCAACGGCTTCTGGCTCCCACTCATCGCCGTGACCGCTGTGGGGGCCATCGTCATCGCCAGCAAGGTGCAGCAGCAGCAGAGCCGTCGGCAGAAGGCCCTGGCCCTGGCCGATCTTCATGCCCTGAACCCCAGAGGGCTGGAACTCCACGTCGCGCAAGTCATCTCGGCGCTGCCCGGCTGGACCGCCACCGCCAACCGGGGTTCTGCAGACCAGGGCGCAGACGTGATTGCCACCGGGCCAAAAGGCAGGAAGGTGGCCGTCCAGGTCAAGCACTACCCCAACAGCAACGTGGGCAACAAGGCCGTGCAGGAGATCGTGGCGTCCAAGGCCATCTACCGATGCGCCCACGCTGTGGTGGTGACCAGCGGGCCAGGCTACACGCGCGCCGCGCAGGACCTGGCCCGGGCCAACCGGGTGGTGCTCTGGCACCCCGATGACCTGCTGTGGCTTCAGGAACTGGCCAAGGCTGGACAGACTCCCCCTCAGACGCTGCTGCCGATCTGA
- a CDS encoding helix-turn-helix domain-containing protein produces the protein MESTDARTAVDAAMKARGLTQGKLAELIDSHPAAVSRALGSNLIDRRSLWIKILDALGLEIVVRPKQND, from the coding sequence ATGGAAAGCACCGATGCCCGCACTGCAGTGGACGCCGCCATGAAGGCTCGAGGGTTAACCCAGGGCAAGCTAGCTGAGCTCATCGACTCGCATCCCGCCGCTGTAAGTCGCGCACTGGGCAGCAATCTGATAGACCGTCGCAGCTTATGGATCAAGATTCTCGACGCCCTCGGCCTGGAGATTGTGGTACGGCCAAAGCAGAACGACTGA
- a CDS encoding HD-GYP domain-containing protein, with translation MTSDGRSQRIFTDLNAGELVQAQLRLVKRLAAIERASEVCEVQLRVMGVALEVRDGETKGHTDRVAALAMRMAGALCWSPSQTRALRWGAYLHDIGKIAMPDTVLLKPGRLTADEWTVMRSHVAEGIRMVAALGELPDVTLDVVRDHHERWDGGGYPAGKAGREISLAGRLFALCDVYDALISERPYKAAWSPEAALDEITAQAGRHFDAVLAGVFVELLHAEDSDYRPPSF, from the coding sequence ATGACGTCGGACGGACGCTCTCAGAGGATCTTCACGGACCTGAATGCGGGTGAACTGGTCCAGGCCCAACTGCGCTTGGTCAAGCGCCTGGCGGCCATCGAGCGGGCCAGCGAGGTGTGCGAGGTCCAGTTGCGGGTCATGGGCGTGGCCCTGGAGGTCCGGGACGGCGAGACCAAAGGCCATACAGACCGCGTCGCTGCCCTGGCCATGCGGATGGCCGGGGCACTGTGCTGGTCGCCCTCGCAGACGCGGGCGCTGCGCTGGGGGGCGTACCTCCATGACATCGGTAAGATTGCCATGCCCGACACGGTGCTGCTCAAGCCGGGCCGGCTGACCGCCGACGAGTGGACGGTGATGCGCTCGCATGTTGCAGAGGGGATCAGGATGGTGGCCGCGCTGGGCGAACTGCCGGACGTGACCTTGGACGTGGTGCGCGATCATCACGAACGCTGGGATGGGGGCGGCTACCCGGCGGGCAAGGCGGGCCGGGAGATCAGTCTGGCGGGGCGCTTGTTTGCGTTGTGCGACGTGTACGACGCGCTGATCAGCGAGCGGCCGTACAAGGCGGCGTGGAGTCCGGAGGCGGCGCTGGACGAGATCACGGCGCAGGCGGGGCGGCACTTCGACGCGGTGCTGGCCGGGGTCTTCGTGGAACTGCTGCACGCGGAGGACTCAGACTATCGGCCGCCCTCATTCTGA
- a CDS encoding DUF2726 domain-containing protein: MVWFLVLLVLALLVAFLMTARRSPVLREPVAHLEPDLPAAERGLATPTVPEHLDVAVKLCFFSRSEDRFFRTLEQALPAGYRVFPNVRLNDVFVITAPPPQRRGTYARLRDKHVDFLIVVLPEHRPVAALELDGRSHDNNQQQHRDAVKDRAFQCAGLPLLRVRAEETHTPASLQALLWPHLHPTEEALAHA; encoded by the coding sequence ATGGTGTGGTTCTTGGTCCTGCTCGTGCTTGCCCTGCTGGTCGCCTTTCTGATGACGGCGAGGCGCTCTCCCGTTTTGCGGGAGCCGGTGGCTCACCTGGAGCCCGATCTGCCCGCAGCGGAACGTGGGCTGGCCACGCCGACGGTGCCCGAGCACCTGGACGTCGCGGTCAAGCTCTGCTTCTTCAGCCGCAGCGAGGACCGCTTCTTCCGCACGCTGGAGCAGGCCCTGCCCGCCGGCTACCGCGTGTTCCCCAATGTCCGCCTGAACGACGTGTTCGTGATCACCGCTCCGCCGCCGCAACGACGCGGCACTTATGCTCGGCTACGTGACAAGCACGTCGACTTCCTGATCGTGGTCCTGCCGGAACACCGGCCCGTGGCGGCCCTCGAATTGGACGGCAGGAGCCACGACAACAACCAGCAGCAGCACCGGGACGCGGTCAAGGACAGGGCGTTCCAGTGTGCCGGGTTGCCGCTGCTGCGCGTGCGCGCCGAGGAAACACACACGCCGGCCAGCCTGCAGGCGCTGCTGTGGCCGCACCTGCACCCCACCGAAGAAGCTCTGGCCCACGCCTGA
- a CDS encoding glycoside hydrolase family 19 protein, which produces MITPELVRALGPRLSPERAEELAAPLAAAAKTAEIDTRLRVAAFMAQAAHETAGFRYLTEVWGPTAQQLRYDPASGSSLSRTLGNLQRGDGFTFRGRGIFMLTGRHNYRLYGELLRLPLEAQPDLAARPDVAATTATTYWTQRALTAFADVGNFREITRRINGGYTGWPDRLRLYNLALSLLPETPPRVLLVDLAGNTVEWSGRPDRFGDIVLSPALIAQLRIVYASPGGPWSYPGLRVWVRRSGDMVLERAPT; this is translated from the coding sequence GTGATCACCCCCGAATTGGTCCGCGCGCTTGGCCCTCGCCTGAGTCCAGAGCGCGCCGAAGAACTGGCCGCGCCGCTGGCGGCCGCCGCGAAGACCGCTGAAATCGACACCCGGTTGCGCGTCGCGGCTTTCATGGCGCAGGCCGCCCATGAGACCGCCGGATTCCGCTACCTGACCGAGGTGTGGGGGCCAACCGCCCAGCAGCTCCGGTACGATCCGGCCAGCGGCTCCAGCCTGTCGCGCACCCTGGGCAACCTCCAGCGAGGTGACGGCTTCACCTTCCGGGGGCGCGGCATTTTCATGCTGACGGGGCGGCACAACTACCGCCTGTACGGCGAACTGCTGCGCCTGCCCCTGGAAGCGCAGCCGGATCTGGCCGCCCGCCCGGACGTTGCGGCCACTACCGCCACCACCTACTGGACCCAGCGTGCGCTGACCGCGTTCGCCGACGTGGGGAACTTCCGCGAGATCACCCGGCGCATCAACGGCGGGTACACCGGCTGGCCGGATCGGCTGCGCCTGTACAACCTGGCGCTGTCCTTGCTGCCCGAGACACCGCCGCGCGTGCTGCTGGTGGATCTGGCTGGCAACACGGTGGAGTGGAGCGGCCGCCCTGACCGGTTCGGCGACATCGTGCTGTCGCCTGCCCTGATTGCCCAACTCAGGATCGTCTACGCCTCGCCCGGTGGACCGTGGAGTTACCCCGGCCTGCGGGTGTGGGTTCGCCGCAGTGGGGACATGGTGCTGGAGCGTGCCCCCACGTAA
- the mauJ gene encoding methylamine utilization protein MauJ, with amino-acid sequence MDWRQWWDKVWLGKKEPLSENQNVTEPLSKIQNATEPLSETPNPLMSATMDRPYGSTWLWAQAVFIYHDKPETTAIGGAGIYDVMITLMHPTMSIFRTNIVFKDDGIMGDSLLILENDMEITDSRPHGSYSLLLLRNDQGRLGLVKLRITESDFTTAEVAGMGLAQPFLSLLSVTHNISLSVHAVTIREQATGAIIVSSGVAGQEKYVNIQNFSNLPVITEEPIAHIFSAYREALNAQDPFQKIISFWRVFEGLKRARDSMIRATPVDKRKDLFSKHKLPALIEDLPERYRLDAARRPDLFARILGKSHQDAIEQFTSEYRDAVAHLRLDDKKDGTSRPIRFADSWGDVMNCWHTSQVIEYVIRDYLKLILSVHPKFSSLELTEA; translated from the coding sequence ATGGATTGGCGACAGTGGTGGGACAAGGTGTGGTTGGGCAAGAAGGAACCGTTGAGCGAAAACCAGAACGTAACTGAGCCATTGAGCAAAATCCAAAACGCAACCGAACCATTGAGCGAAACCCCTAATCCATTAATGAGCGCCACCATGGATCGACCATATGGAAGTACCTGGTTATGGGCCCAGGCTGTATTCATTTACCATGACAAGCCAGAAACAACTGCAATTGGAGGAGCGGGGATATATGATGTAATGATAACTTTAATGCATCCCACTATGTCAATATTTAGGACGAATATCGTTTTCAAAGACGATGGTATCATGGGAGATAGCCTACTCATATTAGAAAACGACATGGAGATCACAGATTCAAGACCGCACGGCAGCTATAGTCTCTTGCTTTTGCGGAATGACCAGGGGCGACTCGGCTTAGTAAAACTTCGAATTACCGAATCAGACTTCACTACTGCGGAAGTGGCAGGAATGGGTCTCGCCCAACCTTTTCTAAGCCTGTTATCTGTCACACACAATATATCACTGAGCGTACATGCGGTTACAATAAGGGAACAGGCTACTGGTGCGATAATCGTAAGTTCTGGAGTAGCTGGTCAAGAAAAATATGTGAATATTCAAAACTTTTCAAATCTACCTGTGATTACCGAAGAGCCAATTGCTCACATCTTTAGTGCTTACCGCGAAGCCCTGAACGCTCAGGATCCATTTCAAAAGATCATCAGTTTCTGGAGAGTGTTTGAAGGGCTGAAGCGAGCGCGGGACTCTATGATTAGAGCTACCCCCGTAGATAAGCGCAAGGACTTATTTTCCAAGCACAAGCTTCCCGCACTGATAGAGGACTTGCCAGAGCGTTACCGCCTTGATGCGGCCAGGAGGCCCGATCTGTTCGCTCGAATCTTGGGTAAATCGCACCAGGATGCGATAGAGCAGTTCACAAGCGAATACCGGGACGCCGTCGCTCATTTGAGGCTCGATGACAAGAAGGACGGTACATCAAGGCCCATACGCTTCGCAGACAGCTGGGGGGATGTGATGAACTGCTGGCACACGTCGCAAGTGATCGAATACGTTATACGCGATTATTTGAAGCTCATTTTAAGTGTCCATCCCAAATTCAGCAGCCTTGAATTGACCGAAGCCTGA